A single window of Leptolyngbya ohadii IS1 DNA harbors:
- a CDS encoding ABC transporter permease: MNFLESVNMAVKTLTANKLRSTLTMLGIIIGNASVIAMVGVGQGAQRYASEQFESLGPNVLFIIPGSEGANRSTIDVPRALTLEDAEAIQTQVPTITAVAPQLQSQQPVTAGSRRSNILILGTTPDFIEVRDFEVDRGRFFTEQDVERSNRVATLGADTARKLFGDANPIGQQIRVKNISFEVIGVMEAKGAFLGNNQDDTVFIPLTTMSSRITGDRSPYGTEITFISVSAKDEQTINAAQFQIANLLRLRHQVTTEDDFTIRNQKDALEIVGNVTGALTLMLAAIAGISLFVGGIGIMNIMLVSVRERTQEIGLRKAIGASQQDILMQFMIEAIILAAIGGVVGTVIGVGGVTLISAVTPLKAGVSPAAIVLAVGVSGGIGLFFGVFPARQAAKLDPIVALRSA; this comes from the coding sequence ATGAATTTCCTTGAAAGCGTCAATATGGCAGTGAAGACGCTGACTGCCAACAAGCTCCGCAGTACCCTCACCATGCTGGGGATTATTATCGGCAATGCCTCGGTGATTGCAATGGTGGGCGTAGGACAAGGGGCACAGCGGTACGCTTCAGAGCAGTTTGAGTCTCTGGGTCCGAATGTGCTGTTTATCATTCCGGGCAGCGAAGGGGCGAACCGCAGTACGATCGATGTCCCAAGAGCGCTCACCCTGGAGGATGCAGAGGCGATTCAAACCCAGGTGCCAACCATTACCGCCGTTGCGCCCCAGCTTCAGAGCCAGCAGCCAGTGACGGCGGGAAGTCGGCGCAGCAATATTTTGATTTTGGGCACGACGCCTGACTTTATCGAAGTGCGAGATTTTGAGGTCGATCGCGGACGCTTTTTCACCGAACAGGACGTGGAGCGCAGTAACCGGGTGGCAACCCTGGGCGCAGATACGGCACGGAAGTTGTTTGGCGATGCGAATCCGATCGGGCAGCAGATCCGGGTCAAAAATATCAGCTTTGAAGTGATCGGCGTAATGGAGGCAAAAGGGGCGTTTCTGGGCAACAACCAGGACGACACGGTGTTTATCCCCCTCACTACGATGTCCAGCCGGATCACGGGAGATCGATCGCCCTACGGTACGGAAATCACCTTTATTTCGGTGAGCGCTAAGGACGAACAGACAATTAATGCGGCACAGTTCCAGATTGCTAATCTGTTGCGGCTGCGCCATCAGGTCACGACGGAAGATGATTTCACAATTCGCAACCAGAAAGACGCGCTAGAAATTGTGGGCAACGTAACGGGTGCCCTGACGCTGATGCTGGCTGCCATTGCCGGAATCTCGCTGTTTGTGGGCGGCATCGGCATTATGAATATCATGCTGGTCTCGGTGCGGGAGCGGACGCAGGAAATCGGTTTGCGGAAGGCGATCGGGGCTTCGCAGCAGGACATTCTGATGCAGTTCATGATCGAGGCGATTATTCTGGCGGCGATCGGCGGTGTGGTGGGAACGGTGATCGGGGTGGGTGGCGTGACGCTAATCTCGGCAGTAACTCCCCTGAAAGCTGGCGTTTCCCCCGCAGCGATCGTGCTGGCAGTGGGCGTATCGGGCGGCATTGGTCTATTCTTTGGCGTATTCCCGGCACGGCAGGCGGCAAAACTCGATCCGATCGTGGCACTCAGAAGCGCATAG
- a CDS encoding ABC transporter ATP-binding protein, producing MQTIIRLEHIEKTYGEGDTIVHALQDVNLVVEAGEYCSIMGPSGSGKSTAMNVIGCLDRPTSGHYYLDGLDVAQIPDAELAQIRNRKLGFVFQQFHLLPQLTAMENVMLPMVYAGVSKNERRERAAEALTRVGLANRLNNKPTQLSGGQQQRVAIARAIVNRPVLLLADEPTGALDSHTTQEVLNIFGELNASGITVVMVTHEPEVARQTKRIVWFRDGQVMYDRLTPADMSQLVMASSVS from the coding sequence ATGCAAACGATTATTCGACTCGAACACATCGAAAAAACCTATGGCGAAGGGGATACGATCGTCCATGCCCTGCAAGATGTGAATCTGGTGGTTGAAGCGGGTGAGTATTGCTCGATCATGGGTCCATCCGGTTCCGGGAAATCGACGGCAATGAACGTAATTGGCTGTCTCGATCGCCCTACGAGCGGACACTATTACCTGGATGGGCTGGATGTGGCGCAAATTCCCGACGCGGAGCTGGCGCAGATTCGGAATCGCAAGCTGGGCTTTGTGTTTCAGCAGTTCCATTTGCTGCCGCAGCTGACGGCGATGGAAAATGTGATGCTGCCGATGGTCTACGCCGGGGTTTCTAAAAATGAGCGGCGGGAACGGGCGGCGGAAGCGCTTACTCGTGTGGGACTAGCAAATCGACTGAACAACAAACCAACTCAGCTTTCGGGCGGACAGCAGCAGCGGGTGGCTATTGCCAGAGCGATCGTCAATCGTCCTGTCCTTTTGCTGGCAGACGAACCAACCGGAGCATTAGACTCTCACACGACGCAGGAAGTCCTGAATATTTTCGGTGAATTGAACGCCAGCGGGATTACGGTCGTCATGGTGACACACGAACCAGAGGTTGCCCGCCAAACGAAGCGAATTGTCTGGTTCCGCGATGGTCAGGTAATGTACGATCGCCTCACGCCAGCGGATATGTCGCAGTTAGTTATGGCTTCGTCGGTGAGCTAG